A region from the Triticum aestivum cultivar Chinese Spring chromosome 3D, IWGSC CS RefSeq v2.1, whole genome shotgun sequence genome encodes:
- the LOC123079247 gene encoding protein TSS, translating into MAPKSKRGKAKGEKKKKDEKVLPVAIDITVNLPDQSDVILKGISTDRIIDVRRLLCVNTATCAITNYSLSHETRNGHLKDGADVVTLKPYTLILVEGEYDEDSALVHVRRLLDIVACTASFGSPPPPPPPPSPKDADATKEPSNSSSKPATAASSGGRRMGSPQPLPKESAAKDADAAAAKEDAVSAELEAEMSGACPRLGAFYEFFSLANLSPPLHFIKRVTQPRQEEQPSDDHLFFLEAKLCNGKFFIVEARRKGFFSFGKQRVLCHNLVDLLRHLSRAFNNAYEDLMKAFLERNKFGNFPYGYRANTWLVPPIAAQSPSTFPPLPAEDETWGGNGGGWGRDGKSDMLPWADEFLYLTSMPCKTAEEREIRDRRAFLLHSLFVDVAIFRTIAAIRHLMESTDVSTAIKIDEVLHSETVGNFSITVTRDSSDASCKLDTKIDGSRATGMDSKHLGERNLLKGITADENTAAHDVDSLGIVNIRYCGYVAVAKVSNYEKTIVASSIKPADITDQPEGGAHALNINSLRMLLNEANATGEKKLPTQSHRQEELTAAQTYAENLLKESLQNLEEEETDKQSFMRWELGACWVQHLQDLKKSDKDKKQGDGKEKKKMVDKAVKETKIEGLGKPLKALKHPKNAVDASGKGSSSGNKSLTDATSSGENQKVNPSSVESPQGDCIASESEILLKDVLLDSAFTRLKDSETGLHQKSPSELIEMALKFYDEVALPKLVADFGSLELSPVDGRTLTDFMHTRGLQMRSLGRVVKLSEKLSHVQSLCVHEMIVRAFKHIVRSVIAATSDMRQLALTIAAVLNLLLGVPESEFSGSSPAVHPLVWRWLVAFLKKRYQYDLTEQHYVDVRKYAILRGLCHKVGIELAPRDFVMDSAFPFYKQDIISLVPVHKQVACSSADGRQLLESSKTALDKGKLEDAVNYGTKALAKLIMVCGPYHRMTAGAYSLLAVVLYHTGDFNQATIYQQKALDINERELGLDHPDTMKSYGDLAVFYYRLQHTELALKYVKRALYLLHLTCGPSHPNTAATYINVAMMEEGLGNVHVALRYLHKALKCNQRLLGPDHIQTAASYHAIAIALSLMEAYSLSVQHEQTTLQILRAKLGPDDLRTQDAAAWLEYFESKVIEQQEAARNGTRKPDASIASKGHLSVSDLLDYINPNKENRGRDSESGKRRYSSIKVLSHSSENSNIESPDISPRDSAIAITDEEKRIKGPLQDDSAKIMDIIETEVKESPLSVEASPPSEQLVERAEVNISPPEEVFNEEQDDGWQPVQRPKTAAVLGKQIKHYRPAIRRTYDPENHAPTDASQYKPRNSYSNNRYYFLKKKTIVPAAYADPQQPMKVQTSSARFGRKIYKAMTYRIKLGTASAEVQDSSRLTEQMGGKEEPQIAYSHVHNHTADLKGSEPHGPWVESTGNPPSYKDVALARPGTIAKTQIQKPKDDVLQPSLGQIIAQEMKDSLVDAVQVDQRSVSSSTNNSKEVNIVPTEMQHSEQREESHREHEIDDTGKDSLPDKLTSNTEKPSAGGPADSKTDTALLSNNDQEPTSSDNFGAATEFSDSTVPTEAENSGKSGIQFLEESLPTNSEPITVSAHTVSMKGGVGGVESEKSKPDLLLSNIDIREMSNKKLSAAAPPFNPSPPAILSPLAVSVGLPPPGAVPGVGPWPMNVSMHPGHSNMVPNGPPLCTSPHHLYPPAPRSPNLLHHVPFLYPPYSQPQMVPSSTFPMNTTIFRPNHYGWQPYMSPAASEFVPGPPWSNNHPVAYTPSPHVADTISQSLADTHVLSDAAVVSIGPSLDSNMVAVREELEVPVEVCSGNLISNKFVGEEHDKELKDAVNAALNPDKPGDSMFDIGGTKLGGSMKNEDEGSFRIFVKGKGRRKQTLRIPISLLNKTYSSRSFKLDFNRVVRENDIFRPSDVSFAEVVSSGN; encoded by the exons ATGGCGCCCAAGAGCAAGCGTGGCAAGGCCAAGggtgagaagaagaagaaagatgagaaaG TGCTCCCTGTGGCCATTGACATCACCGTCAACCTCCCAGATCAGTCCGATGTAATTCTCAAG GGGATTTCCACGGACAGGATCATCGATGTGAGGAGGCTGCTCTGCGTCAACACTGCCACATGTGCAATCACAAACTACTCTCTCTCGCATGAG ACTCGTAATGGCCACTTGAAGGATGGCGCTGATGTTGTGACACTGAAGCCATATACTCTCATCCTGGTAGAAG GGGAGTACGACGAGGATAGCGCGTTGGTGCATGTACGGCGGCTGCTGGACATCGTTGCGTGCACCGCCTCCTTCggctctccgccgccgcctcctcctcctccatcccccAAGGACGCCGATGCCACCAAGGAGCCCTCCAACTCCAGCTCCAAGCCTGCAACAGCTGCCTCCTCGGGTGGGCGTCGCATGGGCTCGCCGCAGCCCCTGCCCAAGGAGTCAGCTGCGAAGGATGCCGATGCAGCggcggccaaggaggacgcggtcTCAGCAGAGCTGGAGGCAGAGATGAGCGGTGCATGCCCCCGCCTCGGAGCGTTCTACGAGTTCTTCTCCCTCGCTAACCTCTCACCGCCCCTCCACT TTATAAAGAGAGTGACTCAACCTCGACAGGAGGAGCAACCGTCTGATGATCATCTCTTCTTCCTTGAG GCAAAGCTTTGTAATGGGAAATTTTTCATTGTTGAAGCTCGGAGAAAGGGGTTCTTTAGTTTTGGGAAACAGCGTGTTTTGTGCCACAATCTTGTCGACCTATTGAGGCATCTCAGCAGAGCATTCAATAAT gcatacGAGGATCTTATGAAGGCATTTTTGGAACGGAACAAG TTCGGAAATTTTCCTTATGGTTATCGTGCAAATACGTGGCTTGTTCCTCCGATTGCTGCCCAGTCACCATCAACATTTCCTCCCCTTCCTGCTGAGGATGAAACTTGGGGAGGCAATGGAGGTGGTTGGGGAAGGGATGGCAAAAGTGACATGTTGCCATGGGCAGATGAGTTCCTGTATCTCACATCCATGCCTTGCAAAACTGCTGAGGAGAGGGAAATTCGTGACAGGAGAGCATTCCTACTGCACAGTCTATTCGTAGATGTTGCCATCTTTAGAACTATTGCAGCCATCCGGCATTTAATGGAGAGTACGGATGTGTCAACAGCAATCAAGATAGATGAGGTCTTGCATTCTGAGACGGTGGGAAATTTTAGCATCACTGTCACAAGAGATTCTTCAGATGCAAGCTGCAAGCTGGACACTAAGATAGATGGAAGCCGAGCCACAGGAATGGACTCTAAGCATCTTGGAGAGAGAAACCTTTTGAAAGGAATAACTGCCGATGAAAACACTGCTGCACAT GATGTTGACAGTTTGGGCATCGTGAATATTAGATACTGTGGGTATGTTGCTGTAGCAAAGGTTAGCAATTACGAGAAAACTATTGTGGCTTCTTCTATTAAGCCTGCTGATATCACGGATCAACCTGAAGGGGGTGCCCATGCATTGAACATTAACAG TTTGAGGATGCTCCTAAATGAAGCCAATGCAACTGGAGAAAAAAAGTTACCAACACAAAGTCATAGGCAGGAAGAACTAACTGCAGCACAAACTTATGCTGAGAACTTGTTGAAGGAAAGTCTTCAAAATCTTGAGGAAGAGGAGACTGATAAACAATCATTTATGAGATGGGAACTTGGTGCGTGTTGGGTTCAGCACTTGCAAGATCTGAAAAAATCTGACAAAGACAAAAAACAAGGTGATGGGAAGGAAAAGAAGAAAATGGTGGACAAAGCTGTGAAAGAGACAAAGATTGAAGGGCTTGGGAAGCCTCTCAAAGCTCTTAAGCACCCTAAGAATGCGGTTGATGCTTCTGGCAAGGGATCCTCATCAGGGAACAAAAGTTTGACTGATGCAACAAGCTCTGGGGAAAACCAGAAAGTCAACCCATCATCTGTTGAATCGCCTCAAGGAGACTGCATCGCCTCCGAGAGTGAAATCTTGCTGAAGGATGTATTACTGGATTCCGCCTTTACAAGGTTGAAAGATTCAGAAACAGGACTCCACCAGAAG TCACCATCTGAGTTGATTGAGATGGCTCTGAAGTTCTATGATGAAGTTGCGCTTCCTAAGCTG GTTGCCGATTTTGGTTCATTGGAACTTTCACCTGTTGATGGTAGGACCTTGACAGATTTCATGCATACGAGGGGCCTACAGATGCGCTCCCTAGGACGAGTT GTCAAACTTTCAGAGAAGCTCTCACACGTACAGTCCCTTTGTGTGCATGAAATGATAGTGAGAGCATTCAAGCACATTGTCCGATCTGTGATTGCAGCTACTTCAGACATGCGACAATTAGCATTAACAATAGCTGCAGTGCTGAACTTACTTCTTGGTGTTCCCGAATCTGAATTTTCTGGAAGTTCTCCTGCTGTGCATCCCCTAGTGTGGAGATGGCTTGTTGCTTTCTTGAAAAAGCGATACCAGTATGACCTCACAGAGCAACATTACGTTGATGTGAGGAAATACGCTATATTGAGAGGACTATGCCATAAG GTGGGCATTGAATTAGCACCCCGAGATTTCGTCATGGATTCTGCTTTCCCGTTTTACAAACAGGACATTATTAGCCTTGTCCCCGTACATAAG CAAGTTGCATGCTCATCTGCAGATGGAAGGCAACTTCTAGAATCCTCCAAAACGGCTCTTGACAAGGGTAAACTTGAAGATGCTGTTAATTATGGAACCAAG GCTCTTGCCAAGCTCATAATGGTGTGTGGTCCCTATCATCGAATGACGGCTGGAGCTTATAGCCTTCTAGCTGTTGTTTTGTACCACACTGGTGATTTTAATCAG GCTACAATATATCAGCAAAAGGCCCTAGATATCAATGAAAGGGAACTTGGGCTTGATCATCCTGATACGATGAAGAGTTACGGAGACCTTGCTGTTTTCTACTATCGTTTACAGCATACAGAACTGGCTCTGAA GTACGTCAAGCGTGCATTATATCTTCTACATCTTACATGCGGGCCATCTCATCCAAACACAGCTGCGACATATATTAATGTAGCCATGATGGAGGAAGGCTTGGGGAATGTGCATGTAGCTCTTAGGTACTTGCACAAAGCTTTAAAATGCAACCAGAGATTACTTGGGCCTGATCATATCCAG ACTGCTGCAAGCTACCATGCTATCGCCATTGCTCTCTCATTGATGGAAGCTTATTCGTTGAGTGTTCAGCATGAGCAGACAACCTTGCAAATTCTTCGTGCAAAGCTTGGACCAGATGATCTTCGGACTCAG GATGCTGCAGCCTGGCTTGAAtactttgaatcaaaagtaattgaGCAACAAGAAGCTGCCCGCAATGGAACTCGAAAACCCGATGCATCAATAGCTAGTAAAGGACACCTAAG TGTATCTGATCTTCTTGATTACATCAATCCCAACAAAGAAAACAGAGGAAGAGATTCTGAATCAGGCAAGAGGAGGTACTCAAGCATAAAG GTTTTATCACATTCGAGTGAGAATTCAAACATAGAAAGTCCTGATATATCTCCAAGAGATTCTGCTATTGCAATCACAGACGAGGAAAAACGAATTAAGGGGCCGTTGCAAGATGATAGTGCTAAGATCATGGATATTATTGAAACTGAGGTTAAAGAGAGTCCTTTATCCGTGGAGGCTTCACCACCTTCTGAACAGCTGGTAGAGAGAGCTGAGGTGAACATCAGTCCACCTGAGGAAGTTTTTAATGAAGAACAGGATGATGGCTGGCAGCCTGTTCAAAGACCTAAAACAGCTGCAGTTTTAGGAAAACAGATAAAGCATTACCGTCCTGCCATCAGAAGAACGTATGACCCTGAGAATCATGCTCCAACAGATGCTTCCCAATATAAGCCAAGGAATTCCTATTCAAATAACCGTTATTACTTCTTAAAGAAGAAAACTATCGTACCTGCAGCATACGCAGATCCTCAGCAGCCTATGAAAGTCCAGACATCAAGTGCCAGGTTTGGTCGTAAGATATACAAGGCTATGACCTACCGGATTAAGCTAGGGACAGCATCCGCAGAAGTGCAAGATAGTTCTAGGCTCACAGAGCAGATGGGTGGTAAAGAAGAACCCCAAATAGCGTATTCACATGTACACAATCATACGGCAGATCTGAAAGGAAGTGAGCCACATGGACCTTGGGTTGAAAGTACCGGAAACCCACCATCATACAAAGATGTTGCATTGGCACGTCCAGGTACAATAGCCAAGACTCAAATACAAAAACCTAAAGATGATGTACTGCAACCATCACTTGGTCAAATTATCGCACAAGAAATGAAGGATTCCTTGGTAGATGCAGTTCAAGTGGACCAGAGGTCCGTGTCCTCAAGTACCAATAATTCCAAAGAGGTAAACATTGTGCCGACAGAAATGCAGCATTCAGAACAAAGAGAAGAGTCACATAGGGAACATGAGATTGACGACACTGGGAAAGATAGTTTGCCAGATAAATTAACATCAAATACTGAAAAACCTTCTGCTGGTGGCCCTGCAGATAGTAAGACAGACACGGCCTTACTCAGTAACAATGATCAAGAACCAACAAGCAGTGACAATTTTGGTGCAGCCACTGAGTTCTCAGATTCAACAGTACCCACAGAAGCTGAAAATAGTGGAAAGTCTGGCATACAATTTCTAGAAGAATCTCTACCTACTAACAGTGAACCTATTACAGTTTCAGCACATACGGTAAGTATGAAGGGAGGCGTTGGAGGTGTTGAAAGTGAGAAGTCAAAGCCTGACTTGCTTCTAAGTAATATTGATATAAGAGAGATGTCTAATAAGAAGCTATCTGCTGCTGCACCTCCATTCAATCCGTCTCCTCCAGCTATCCTCAGCCCACTTGCTGTAAGTGTCGGTCTCCCACCACCAGGTGCTGTTCCAGGTGTCGGCCCTTGGCCTATGAATGTCTCCATGCATCCTGGACATTCAAATATGGTGCCAAACGGTCCTCCGCTGTGCACATCCCCACATCATTTGTACCCCCCTGCTCCTCGGTCTCCTAATCTCTTGCATCATGTGCCATTTCTTTATCCACCATATAGTCAACCGCAGATGGTTCCAAGCAGCACATTTCCCATGAACACCACTATTTTTCGCCCTAACCATTATGGATGGCAACCTTACATGAGCCCAGCTGCATCTGAGTTTGTGCCTGGACCACCATGGTCAAACAATCATCCAGTCGCATACACCCCCAGCCCACATGTTGCTGACACTATTTCTCAGTCTTTAGCAGATACACATGTTCTATCTGATGCAGCTGTTGTTAGTATAGGACCTTCGCTGGACAGCAATATGGTTGCAGTAAGGGAGGAACTGGAGGTCCCTGTGGAGGTATGCAGTGGCAATTTGATCAGCAATAAATTTGTGGGAGAGGAACATGACAAAGAGTTAAAGGATGCTGTTAATGCTGCACTTAATCCTGACAAGCCAGGAGATAGCATGTTTGATATTGGTGGAACGAAGCTGGGAGGCAGCATGAAGAATGAAGATGAGGGTAGTTTTAGGATATTTGTAAAGGGGAAAGGCAGGCGAAAGCAAACTCTGAGGATCCCGATAAGTTTGCTTAACAAGACATATAGTTCACGTTCCTTCAAGCTTGACTTCAACAGAGTAGTCAGAGAGAATGACATCTTCAGGCCATCGGACGTTTCTTTTGCTGAAGTAGTTTCTTCTGGCAACTGA